Sequence from the Candidatus Hepatoplasma crinochetorum Av genome:
TAATCCAAGCATTATATTGTTTTTTGTTTCTTTTGTTTTTTTGTAATTACGAATTTTCTTTATTACAAGAGCATCACTAAAATTTATTCCTTTTGTAACAGAATAATTCTCATTGCTTACCTTTTTCTTTTCATATTTTTTAATCAGTTGTCCCTCGAGGTATTTTCTTTGATCTTTGAGGGAGAGATTATCAATTCCATATTTTTGAATATTACTATTCAATTGATTTTCTTTACTAATTTTTTTAATATTTCTTTTTTCAATACTTTCAATTGAATAATAACTTTCAAAAACTTTAAGAATAATGAAAACAAGAATAACAACGATAAAAAGCAAAGTACACATTGCAAGAGAAGAAGCTCTTTCAATTGTTCCGGGCCCACCTTCTCCTCACTGTGACATCATTGTCGCTGTAATTAAACGAATATTCCCTAAAAGATTAAAAGTTGGTCCAACATTTGTTTGGCTAGCAACCATTGATACAGCAGTTGCCTCTCCTAGTGCTCTTGCAATTCCTAATAAAATTCCAACAATAATTCCACCTTTTGCTGCGCGCAAAGTTACATAAAGAGAAGTTTGTGTTTTTGTTGCTCCTAAGGCATAAGCTGATTCTTCTAATTTGCGATCAGTTGAATTAATTGCTGTAATTGAAAGAAGTGTAATTGTTGGCATTATCATAAATGCAAGTGTAAAAATTACAGCAAGCATTGTTCCTGCTTGAACATTAAAAATTGCTGTAATCACATCATTTATAATAATTGCTCCAAATGCTCCATAAACAACCGAAGGAATTGCAGCTAATATTGCAATAATTGCAAACATAAAATTAGAAAATTTTTTGGGTAGTACTTTTGCAATAAAAACAGCAGTAAATACCGAAACAGGAACAGCAATTAAAATTGCAAAAAAGGAAACAAGCAAAGTATTTACAATCATAAATCCTGCTGCAAAAAGTTCAGAAGCAGGATTATATTCATTTCCAAAAAGAAAATAACTAAAACTCATTTCTGGATGAGAAACAAAACCATTAATACTTGCTGCAATTAAAAAAACTAAAGCAAAAATAATAAAGAAAGCTGTAAAAAGAAATAAGATCAACAAAAATGATCGATAAAAACTATCTTTTTTACGATTTTTCTTTGCTGTTTTTTTCTGTGTATAAATTATGCTTTTATCCATCATAAACCTCTTTTATTAAATTTCTTCTGCAGTAAGCAAAGGAATTTCTTCACTATTTGATAAATATAATCATTCTCATGATCTTCCATCGAATGAATAAATATATTTTAAAGCAGATGCACTAATTCCTGTTGGGCGATAATTAATACCATCTACTGTAAATGATGTATCTTTTCCAGTATAAACTAAAATTGGATCAGTAGCAAAAGTATAGTAAAGAGGTTCAACAGTACTATCATTTGTTTCAACATCAGGAAGATAATATAAACCAATTGGATCAATATCATCCTCAGTTACTTGATCATAACCTCAAGTTAAAGTTTGTCCATTGCTATTTTTTTCTTCTCTTGTAATATCACTAATTCCATATCCACGAGATTGTGTTCCTAAAAAAGAATTAGGATTTGCGTTATTACTTACAAGAGCAAAAGCTTGTCCAGAACCATGATTATTAAGTGTAAGATTTAATTCAAATGTTCATTCTGGATCATTATAATAATCTTGCAATCAAGTTGAAAAATAATAATTAAATCCATTATACTCAGCATTACCATTTGTTAATGCATCCAAAGTTGGTTGATCTGTTCCTGTTCCTTCAATTGTTAAAATTAAATTTACTTCTTTTCCATTACTATTATTATTTACAAAATTATCAATTGTTCAATTAGGATTAACAGATTCTAAATTATTAGCAAAATTTAAAAGATAAACTTCAAATTCTTCTGATGATAATAAAAAAGGATTATCATAAGGCTGATAATATTTTGCAATACTATTTATAATTAATTGAGCATCTTCTGAAAAAGTAATTCAATTAAAGAAAATAAAAGAAAAAACAAAATATTTAAGATATCCCGGACTAATTACATAATTATCAAAATAAGCTTCCTGTTCTTCTGTAAGTGTTCTTGATGGTGATCCTTGAATTCAATTTGTTCCTCAAATTGTATTATCTATATCAATTCCTGTAGTATTACTAAACATAATATTATTATTAAGAATTGGAGCTACTGAAGCCGGAACACGAAAGAAAATATTTAAAGTAGAAAACATTGGATAATAATCGGAATTATAATCAACATAACCAGGAGTATTATTCCCATCACTATCTAATACATAAAGATCTAAAGGTGTTAATTCTCCACTTGGATTTGTTTCTGGATCATAAATTTCAAAAGAGCTAACACTTTTCCCTAAGTAACCAACAGAATTTTTTGATTGTTCTACTCCATTTAACATCTGTTCTTCATTTTGTGCTCATACTAAATCTTCATTTCAATGATTGTAATCTTTCGGAACTCCGATGTAATCGTCAAATTTTTCTCCTGTTCCCGTAATATTTGCATCAAATCCATATACATAAATTGCTTCGGCTTTTCCTAATCCTGCTAGTACAATTGGTAAAAATATTAATAATAAAATTGCCACCGTAAGAACAACTGTAATAAATATATGTCCTCAACTTGAGGAAAAAAAATATTTTATTTTTAAGCTAATTTCTTTAAATTTCATAATTTTTCTCTGCTAATTTATACCTAATATCTCTAATTCTTTTATCAATTCTTTTAATTCTTTTTTTGTTTTAATTCTTACTCCTGCTGCTAATTTATGTCCACCTCCACCAAATTTTTCTGCTATTTTATTAATTGTAATTTCTTTTGATCTAAGCGAAACACGAAATATTTTTTCTTTTTGATCAAAAATTGCATATAATGCAATTTTAATATTTTTACTAATCATAAGAGTTGAAACAAAATGTGTTATCTCTTCAAATTGCAATTTGAATTTTTTCTCAATTCCTTTTTTTGCAACAAAAAAAGCAAAAGAATCTTTTTTCTTATAATGATTAATTACATAAGCTTGATATTTTAATTCTTTTTCTGTATATGTATTTAATAATTTATAAATATTTTTTGCTTCAAAACCTTTTATACTATAAATTAAAGATAAAACTCTAAAAGTATCTTTATTTACAGAAGGAAAAGAAAAACGACCAGTATCTGTTACTATTCCTAAAAAAAGATAATTTACAGTTTTAGTCGTAATTTTAAAATTATTTTTAATACTAAGATAATTTATAAGATCGAAAATTATCTCGGAACAAGATGATCTCTCTGCATTTACATATTTTAAACTTGCATTATAATCATCAATTTTAGGGTGATGATCAATTTTAATTATTTCTTTTCCTAATTTATAATTATTATTTGCAATTCTTTCCTTATTTGCAGTATCAACTATAATTATTAAAGAATCATTAAAATCATCTTCTGTTGGATTATTATTTTTAACAAAAAAATCTGATAATCATCTAATATCATCAGCATGTCCAATCATAATTTTCTTATCTTTAAAATTAGTTTGCAAGAAATTAAAAAGACCATATTGACTACCTAAAGCATCTCCATCTGGATTTTGATGTCTTAAAATAATAATTTTTTGATATCTTTTAATTTTATTCAGGAAATTATCAGCAAATTTTTCCACAATTTTCTAATTAATTTTTCAAATTTATTATAAATAATAATAAATTTTTTTGCTCTTTTTTTTAAATTAATTCTCTTCTACTTCTATTAATGAGCCTTGAATTAAATTTTCATTCATTGCATAAAGTCATTCTCATGATCTTCCATCAAATGAATAAATATATTTTAATCCCTCTGAACTAATCCCTTTTGGATGATAAGTATTACCATCAACTTTAAATGATGTATTTTTTTCTGTTAATACTAAAACAGGATCAGTAGCAAGCGTATAGTATAAAGGTTGTGTAAAATCAGTAGTTGTTTGAGTATCAGGAAGATAATAAAAACCATTAGGATCTAAATCATCTTCGGTAATTTGATCATATCCTCAAGTAACATTTTCTCCTGTATTTGCTCTCTCTTCTCTTGTAATATCATCAATATCATATCCACGAGATTGAGTTCCTAAAAATGCATTTGCACTTGCTCCATTATCTTTAATTGCAAATGCTTGTCCTGAATCATGATTATTTAAAGTAAGTGTTAATTCAAATGTTCATTCTGGATCATCATAATAATCTTGTAATCAACTTGAAAGATAAAAACTAAATCCATCATAATTTTCATTTCCAATACTTAAGGCATTTAATGTAGGTTGAACTGTTCCCGATCCTTCTAATGTTAAAATTAAATTTACATCTTTTCCATCACTATTATTATTTACAAAATTATCTATTGTTCAATTAGAATTAATAGATTCTAAATTGATAGTAAAATTTAAAAGATATTCTTCAAATTCTTGTTCTGATAATAAATAAAGATCATCATATGGTTGATAGTGTTTGGAAATACTATCAATTATAACTTGTGCATCTTCTGAAAAGGCAATTCAATTAAAAAAAATAAAAGAGAAAACAAAATATTTAAGATATCCGGGGTTAATCACATAATTAGTAAAATATTCTTGTTGTTCTTCTGTAAGTGTTCTTGATGGGGATCCTATTATTCAATTGGTTCCTCAAATTGTATTATCTATATCAATTCCTGTAGTATTGCTAAACATAATATTATTATTAATAATTGGAGCAACAGAAGCAGGAACACGAAATCAGATGTTTAAGGAAGCAAGCATTGGATAAGCATCGGAATCATAAGAAACATAACCAGGAGTTAAAGTATCATCTTCAAGATTTGTATCATTTGTATAGAGTTCTAATGCTTTTAAATTTCCTGAAGGATTTAAAATTGGATCATAGACATCAAAAAAACTAACACTTTTCCCTAAATAACCAATAGAATCTTTTGATTGCTCAATTCCATTCAACATTTGTTCTTGATTTTGTGCTCAAACAATATCATCATTTCAATATTTATAGTCTTTATCAACACCTATATAATTATCAAAATTAGTTCCTGTTCCTGTAAAATTAGCATCAAATCCGAAAACATAAATTGCTTTTGCTTTTCCTTCTCCCAAAAAAGCAATCGGAAGAATAATTGAAAGAAAAATTGCTGCAATTAAAAAAAAGGAAATAAAAATTTTCCCTCAATTAGAGGAAAAAAAATATTTAATTCTAAAAGTAAGATCTCTTAATTTCATATATTATCTTTATTAGTAAAATTATTATTTAAGATAAATAATTTTTTCAAATTTAATTATAAATAATATTTAAAAAAATAAAATTAATTTTTAAATAATGAATTTCCATTTAAAATTTCTTTTGCACTTTGGATTTTTTTACCCGGAATTATGATTCTTTTAAAAATAATTTCTCCATCTATTGTTTGGAAAAAAATTCCTTCTTTATTTATTTTTAAAAATGTTCCTGGGGCTTTTTTAATTTGTTTTTTTTTAAGTAATTGATAATTTGCTTCCAATACAAAAATTTCTTGATTTTTAAAAATTAATTTTGCTTTTGGTTTAGGATTAAGAGCACGAATTTTATTATAAATGTCAATTGATTTTAAATTAAAATCAATTATTTGTTCTTCAGGCAAGATTTTTTTTCAAAATGAAACTTTATTTTTATCTTGTTTTATTCTAATTAATTTATCATCTACAAATTTATTTAAAACATCAATTATATTATTTGTAATTAAAAGATATATTTTATCCTCGAGTGTTTTATATGTATCAAAAATTGTAATTGGTAATTTCTTTTGATAAAAATAATCACCAGCATCCATTTCTTCGATCATTTCCATTAATGTAAATCCTGTTTCTTTTTCTCCTTCAAGAATCGCTCTTTGAATAGGATT
This genomic interval carries:
- a CDS encoding phosphate ABC transporter permease, coding for MDKSIIYTQKKTAKKNRKKDSFYRSFLLILFLFTAFFIIFALVFLIAASINGFVSHPEMSFSYFLFGNEYNPASELFAAGFMIVNTLLVSFFAILIAVPVSVFTAVFIAKVLPKKFSNFMFAIIAILAAIPSVVYGAFGAIIINDVITAIFNVQAGTMLAVIFTLAFMIMPTITLLSITAINSTDRKLEESAYALGATKTQTSLYVTLRAAKGGIIVGILLGIARALGEATAVSMVASQTNVGPTFNLLGNIRLITATMMSQWGEGGPGTIERASSLAMCTLLFIVVILVFIILKVFESYYSIESIEKRNIKKISKENQLNSNIQKYGIDNLSLKDQRKYLEGQLIKKYEKKKVSNENYSVTKGINFSDALVIKKIRNYKKTKETKNNIMLGLFASVGFILLGAIIIFLMIGGISALNWEYLTTKGKYTFVNDTGTTFTVDGLAIPLIGTLFTIVFSLLIAIPFGVLIAIYFSIYLQKTSKRAKIFSLSIQLLTSIPSIVYGIIASILFLQLMRLESLNVVSLSGVFIMAIVLLPTIVKTTEQALNDVDKGQKEGSYALGATKYKTSTKVLLKQVYPQIISSAVVATGIVLADSAIFFILYGTAFDGNDVGDWINQGGPTLALEMYAMSRGGIVPWDQVKAIGLLIVFLIIILSISAGLVREKKFKEVTIIFAGFILFFASVYFAWKIVFFISLGIIVFGMLIYPLLIYLNKKYHFLNIRILME
- a CDS encoding DHH family phosphoesterase, which gives rise to MEKFADNFLNKIKRYQKIIILRHQNPDGDALGSQYGLFNFLQTNFKDKKIMIGHADDIRWLSDFFVKNNNPTEDDFNDSLIIIVDTANKERIANNNYKLGKEIIKIDHHPKIDDYNASLKYVNAERSSCSEIIFDLINYLSIKNNFKITTKTVNYLFLGIVTDTGRFSFPSVNKDTFRVLSLIYSIKGFEAKNIYKLLNTYTEKELKYQAYVINHYKKKDSFAFFVAKKGIEKKFKLQFEEITHFVSTLMISKNIKIALYAIFDQKEKIFRVSLRSKEITINKIAEKFGGGGHKLAAGVRIKTKKELKELIKELEILGIN
- the fmt gene encoding methionyl-tRNA formyltransferase; this translates as MNNIKILFLGNSDISLSVLKPLIDAKQFEIIGVVTTKDQKVGRSHSELIPSPVALFAKEHNLNVIKTESINKDINKIKDLNFDLLITCSFGQILSKQILKLAKKDSLNIHTSLLPKGRGANPIQRAILEGEKETGFTLMEMIEEMDAGDYFYQKKLPITIFDTYKTLEDKIYLLITNNIIDVLNKFVDDKLIRIKQDKNKVSFWKKILPEEQIIDFNLKSIDIYNKIRALNPKPKAKLIFKNQEIFVLEANYQLLKKKQIKKAPGTFLKINKEGIFFQTIDGEIIFKRIIIPGKKIQSAKEILNGNSLFKN